From Vanrija pseudolonga chromosome 1, complete sequence, a single genomic window includes:
- the MAL11_2 gene encoding General alpha-glucoside permease: MTFDDEKHADGVVKVASHDNLRSVTNVSVSDIESADDFLEAAALATEREHTLSFREALRLYPGAFMWAIFVSFTIIMDGFDLSIISNFMAYPEFAKKFGDHHPGSNPEYLISTKWNVTLSNVGIIGNFFGLTAMGILTPMFGHRIVMMGTLVLMVAFNFLPFFAPNVQVLTAGQALQGVTIGLFGIMGSVYASEVAPLPLRGFLTSFVNICWVIGQLIFSGILVGLTPMHSEWAYRIPYALVWFWPIPLFAIAYFCPDSPYWCVAKGRYALAEKNLQRLSSGSTDAEIRRSLAMIVHTNKLEKAQSESASIWECFKGTNLRRTEIACMVLSSQAWCGQVFAYGSTYFFMMAGFNADNSYKLNFGSMGVAFVGTVGSWILMVYFGRRPIIIWGYIAMTLCLVLVGGLAFKDTQSALWAQAAMTVLWLFFYSLCMGPPTFSLAAEISATRLRPQTLAIGRFSYHLARLISNTVEPYLINPSAANLKGKTALVWVGTSVINILWCFFRMPETKGITYAEMDILFDKKTPAWKFKSTQVDVIDDRHD, translated from the exons ATGAccttcgacgacgagaagcacgccgacggcgtggtcAAGGTCGCCAGCCACGACAACCTCCGGAGTGTCACGAATGTCTCCGTCTCTGAcatcgagtcggccgacgacttcctcgaggcggccgcacTCGCCACTGAGCGCGAGCACACCCTCAGCTTCCGTGAAGCGCTCCGCCTCTACCCCGGCGCATTCATGTGGGCCATCTTCGTCTCCTTCACCATCATTATGGACGGCTTTGATCTCTCGATCATCAGCAACTTTATGGCATACCCCGAGTTTGCTAAAAAGTTTGGAGACCACCACCCTGGCAGCAACCCAGAGTACCTCATCAGCACCAAGTGGAACGTCACCCTCAGCAACGTCGGCATCATTGGAAACTTCTTCGGTCTTACGGCTATGGGCATTCTTACTCCGATGTTTGGCCACCGCATCGTCATGATGGGCACCCTCGTTTTGATGGTGGCCTTCAACTTCCTTCCCTTCT TTGCGCCCAACGTCCAGGTCCTCACCGCTGGCCAGGCGCTCCAGGGTGTCACGATCGGCCTCTTTGGAATCATGGGCTCGGTGTACGCCTCGGAAGTGGCGCCTCTCCCCCTCCGTGGTTTCCTCACTT CTTTCGTCAACATTTGTTGGGTTATCGGCCAGCTCATCTTCTCGGGCATCCTG GTCGGTCTCACGCCCATGCACTCTGAGTGGGCCTACCGCATCCCCTACGCCCTCGTTTGGTTCTGGCCCATTCCCCTCTTCGCCATTGCCTATTTCTGCCCTGACTCGCCCTACTGGTGCGTCGCCAAGGGCAGgtacgcgctcgccgagaagaaCCTCCAGCGTCTGTCTTCCGGctcgaccgacgccgagatccgccgctcgctcgccatgATCGTCCACACGAACAAGCTGGAGAAGGCCCAGTCGGAGAGCGCCTCCATTTGGGAGTGCTTCAAGGGAACCAACCTCCGCCGTACCGAGATTGCGTGCATGGTGCTCTCGAGTCAGGCCTGGTGCGGACAGGTGTTCGCCTACGGCTCGACCTACTTCTTCATGATGGCCGGCTTCAACGCCGACAACTCGTACAAACTCAACTTTGGCTCCATGGGCGTCGCGTTTGTCGGTACCGTTGGTTCGTGGATCCTCATGGTCTACTTCGGCCGTCGCCCCATCATCATCTGGGGATACATCGCCATGACCCTctgccttgtcctcgtcggtggACTTGCCTTCAAGGACACTCAGTCAGCTCTCTGGGCTCAGGCTGCTATGACCGTCCTGTGGCTCTTCTTCTACTCGCTCTGCATGGGCCCGCCAACCTTCTCTCTTGCCGCCGAGATTTCGGCCACGCGTCTCCGTCCCCAGACTCTTGCCATTGGTCGCTTCTCTTACCACCTTGCTCGCCTCATCTCGAACACGGTCGAGCCCTACCTCATCaaccccagcgccgccaacctcaagggcaagacggCCCTCGTGTGGGTTGGCACTTCGGTCATCAACATCCTCTGGTGTTTCTTCCGCATGCCCGAGACCAAGGGTATCACTTACGCCGAAATGGACATTCTGTTCGACAAGAAGACGCCTGCGTGGAAGTTCAAGTCGACCCAGGTCGACGTTATTGATGACCGCCACGACTGA